From the genome of Taeniopygia guttata chromosome 31, bTaeGut7.mat, whole genome shotgun sequence, one region includes:
- the LOC140681050 gene encoding serine/threonine-protein kinase pim-1-like has translation MGRAGAMGDGDVLPDGTRVPLEVVLMEKVGSGCQNIIQLLDWFELPDSFILVLERPGASRDLLEFLQEQDQGFLCEEQACWLFCQVLEAVRHCTACGVLHRDIKPENLLVDPESSDLKLIDFGCGTFLQERAFTDFAGGGCRP, from the exons cccgacggcacccgcgtgcccttggaggtggtgctgatggagaaggtgggctctggctgccagaacatcatccagctgctcgactggtttgagctgccgGATAGCTTCATCCTGGTGCTGGAGCGTCCGGGGGCATCACGGGATCTCCTGgagttcctgcaggagcaggaccaggggttcctgtgcgaggagcaggcgtgctggcttttctgccaggtgctggaggccgtgcggcactgcaccgcctgcggcgtcctgcaccgggacatcaagccggagaacctcctcgtggacccggagagcAGCGACCTGAAGCTCATTGACTTCGGTTgcggcaccttcctccaggagcgggccttcaCGGActttgccg gaggCGGCTGCCGGCCCTGA